The Nitrosopumilus sp. b3 sequence TCAAAGCACCCTATAGGAAAAATAGAACTGATTTCAGGGTAAATCCAAATACAAGTGAATTATAAGTAAACCCATTACAATGTCAGAGGAATCAAACCCAATTAAAGATCACATATTTGAATACATACAAAAATCTGAATTAATTCCAAAGTTAATTTCTGAGAAAAAGTTTGATCTGATAATTGAAGATATTATCAACAATTGCTATGATAAAGTAATTTCAATGGCAGAAAAAGATGAGGCAGTAGGGATTTTAGCAACAGGAATACTGCATTATTTATTAACAAATGCACTAATCACAAGTCAAAGAAAAATAAATTATCAAGGAATAGAGTTAGACATCGTAATACCTGATATCAAAACATTAGAAAAAGATCAAAAAAAATCACTAGTAATTTGCATACCGAAATCTTCAGACATTAATGTAATTAACAAAAAAATAGCACAGTTAGAGAAAATTCAGCAAGAAAAGGAAAACATCTGGGTAGTATTATCAGAAAATATTCCTGTGAAGAAAAAACTGTTTGTGTTATCTAAAGAAAACAACACATTTTCTAAAATAATTTTTGAGATTTCTCAATTTAGCAATGTTGGCGGCACAAATAAATTCAAAATTTTGCGAGTATAGAATACAGTTTATTCAGACATTTTGTTTCGTGTAATTTTATCAAATACACAGCTTGCTGTAAGATCTCCTGTGACATTGACCATAGTTCTAATCATATCCAAAATTCTATCTACAGAAAGTAACAACAAGATTCCAACTGGTGGAATTCCAACAGTGATTAGTATCGTAGACAACACAATCACACCAGCTCCAGGTACAGCAGGGGTTCCAATAGAAGCCAAAAGTGAGGTTATGATAATTACTAGGATGGAGATCATACTCAATTCAATTGCAAAAAGCTGTGCCAAAAAGAAAACAGCTATTACCTGATACAATGCAGTTCCATCCATATTGATAGTAGTCCCTAGTGGAATTACAAATTTTGAGACACGGTTATCTATGTTCAGATCATCTTCAGCAGTCTTTAATGTAACTGGCATCGTAGCCATTGAACTGGCAGTTGAAAATGCCAAAGTTTGAGGATTACGGAATTTTGAAAATGTAGAAGATATTGATCTTTTTGCTACAAACTTTAAGAACAGTGTGTACACCAGCAGCATTATTCCAAGACCCAGAACAACAGTTCCCATGTATACTCCCAATCCAACCATTGTACCTATTCCGACTGTTGCAACCATTCCAACTATCAATCCAAAAACTGCAAACGGTACAATCTTCATAGAAATTAATAGAATGTGTAATGTTATCTTTTGAATTGCTTCTAGTATATCTAACAATGGTTTAACTGATTCTTTTGGAAGAACTGCCATTGATAGTCCTACAATAAGTGCCATTACCAAGATGCTAAACATCTGTCCTTCAAGATATGAAGAGATGGGATTTCTTGGGATTATGTTAGACACTGCATTTGGAATGTCATCTAATGAAAAGCCATCTTTGATTTGCAGATCATCATCTGAAAGATCATGAGATTCTTGGAGAGAAGTAAGATCAAGAATACTTCCCGGAGATATAACTGATGCAAGAAATACTGCCACAAGTATTGCAATTGTTGTAGTAATCACAAAATAGGTTCCAACACCCAATCCCAGAGTTTTTAGTTTATCCTTTGCGCCCAAATTAGTAATAGCCACAACAATTGAGGCGAAAATTAACGGAACAATAATCATTTGAATTACACTCAAAAATATATTGGCTGGAATTTTCAAATAAGATATTAGAGAATCTAAAGTATCATCGTCCATTGCCATGCCCAGATCTCCTCCCAAAATCAAGCCTACTCCTAGTCCAACGAGTAAAGAAAATACAACTTGTAGCCACAAATTTTTAAAAATATAATTTTTTAATTCCATTTCATCACTTTAAAATTAATTTCATGTTAAGATTTTTCTTAAAAATTTTGTACATGGATGAATCACCCATGTCTTCGATAAAAGGAATTATTCCTAAAATAGGCACGCCGGTAAGACTTTTCAAATCACGTATCAATTCTTTTGTTTTGTAACCATCAGAATCAAAATCATTAACAATGATTCCTTTGATAGGAATCCCATATTTTTCACACATCTTTACTGTCATTATTGTATGATTTACAGTTCCAACTTTAGTTCTAGTTACAAGGACAGATGAAATTTTCATCTCTTTTATCAAATCAGTAACAAAGTAATCTTTAAGAATAGGAGTCATTATACCTCCCATTCCTTCTACTAGCAGTATTTGATGAAGTTTTGATAATTTTTTGAAACTAGAGATTACAGAGTCAATCTTTGGTTTGATCTTCATGGTTTTCCATGCAGTATAAGGAGATGCAGGCATTGGAAAGAATTGTGGATTTACCAAATTTTCAGGATCATTTACTTGTGCAGCTTTAGATAAAATCTCAACATCTTCAGATTTGAAACCCTTTTTTTGAGCAGAGCCTGCAGCAAAGGGTTTCATTATTCCAACATCAATGCCCATTTTTCGAAGAGTTACTGCTAATCCAGCAGTGATGTATGTTTTACCAACATCAGTGTCTGTTCCTGTGATAAATAATGACTTCAATGGAAGACATCAGTAGATATGACTGATTAATCTTATCGTTTGATTATTAAGAACATCTGGATTAGAATATCTAATTGAATACTAGTTTTGTTTGGCATCCAAATACCCAGATGAAAGAATGGGATTCATTTGAAGAGATTAAAAGTGCTAAAGGGGTTTGGCTAACTGATTCTAAAGGAAAGAAAATAATAGATGCAGTAGCATCAATGTGGTGCAATGTTTGGGGTCATTCAAACTCAGAATTAGTTAAAACCATCATAAATCAAAGTAAGAAACTACAGCATTCATCCATGTTTAATCTTACAAATGAGCCTGCAGAAAGCCTAGCAAAAAACGTGGTAAAAATATCACCTGGAATGCACAAGGTGTTTTATTCAGATAATGGATCATCTGCAATGGAGATTGCAATCAAAATTGCATTACAGTATTGGAAAAACATTGGAGACAAAAAGAAAACAAAGATTGCAACCGTAGAAAATGGATATCATGGAGATACATTCGGTGCAATGTCAGTAGGTTATGTTCCAGAATTTTTTGGTAAATTTAAAAAACAACTATTTACCACATTACAATTTCCTGTACCAAATAAATACAGAATTCCCAAAGGATTCTCAGTTTCAGATTATCAAAATCATTGTTTAGAAAAAATTGAAAAGAGATTCTCAAGAGATAATGACATTGCAGCATTCATCATGGAAAG is a genomic window containing:
- a CDS encoding dicarboxylate/amino acid:cation symporter; amino-acid sequence: MELKNYIFKNLWLQVVFSLLVGLGVGLILGGDLGMAMDDDTLDSLISYLKIPANIFLSVIQMIIVPLIFASIVVAITNLGAKDKLKTLGLGVGTYFVITTTIAILVAVFLASVISPGSILDLTSLQESHDLSDDDLQIKDGFSLDDIPNAVSNIIPRNPISSYLEGQMFSILVMALIVGLSMAVLPKESVKPLLDILEAIQKITLHILLISMKIVPFAVFGLIVGMVATVGIGTMVGLGVYMGTVVLGLGIMLLVYTLFLKFVAKRSISSTFSKFRNPQTLAFSTASSMATMPVTLKTAEDDLNIDNRVSKFVIPLGTTINMDGTALYQVIAVFFLAQLFAIELSMISILVIIITSLLASIGTPAVPGAGVIVLSTILITVGIPPVGILLLLSVDRILDMIRTMVNVTGDLTASCVFDKITRNKMSE
- the bioD gene encoding dethiobiotin synthase, which gives rise to MKSLFITGTDTDVGKTYITAGLAVTLRKMGIDVGIMKPFAAGSAQKKGFKSEDVEILSKAAQVNDPENLVNPQFFPMPASPYTAWKTMKIKPKIDSVISSFKKLSKLHQILLVEGMGGIMTPILKDYFVTDLIKEMKISSVLVTRTKVGTVNHTIMTVKMCEKYGIPIKGIIVNDFDSDGYKTKELIRDLKSLTGVPILGIIPFIEDMGDSSMYKIFKKNLNMKLILK